TGCCGGTAATCATGATTTCCGCGCATGCCGATATCAGCCTGGCCGTGCAGGCGACGCGGCTGGGCGCCTACAATCTGCTCGAAAAACCGCTGCAGCCGGAGCGCGTCGTGCTCGAGGTCAGGCATTTCGCCGAACGCCTGCAGCTCGAGGCTGAGCGCGACACGCTGCGGCAGCGCGCGGGCGTGACCGGCGAGATGATCGGCCAGTCGCCCGCTATGCTCGAGTTGCGCCAGGCCATCAGCAAGGCCGCGCCTGCGGAGGCGCGTGTGCTGATCACCGGCGAGAACGGTACCGGCAAGGAGCTGGTCGCCGAAGCGCTGCACCGGCAGAGCCTGCGCCAGGACAAGCCATTCGTGCGCGTCAACTGCGCCGCCATTCCGCGCGAGCTGATCGAGAGCGAGCTGTTCGGCCATGAAAAAGGCGCGTTCACCGGCGCGGCGCGGCGCAAGATCGGATTGATCGAGCAAGCCCACGGCGGCACGATTTTTCTCGATGAAATCGGCGACATGTCGCTCGACACCCAGGCCAAGCTTTTGCGGGTGTTGCAGCAAAACGAACTCATGCGCGTGGGCGGCACACAAACCATCCGCTTCGATGTGCGCGTCATCTCTGCCACCAACAAAAACCTGGATGCGGAAATCAGCGCCGGCCGTTTTCGTGAGGATTTGTATTTTCGCATCTCGGTGATTCCGATCGCTGTGCCGCCGCTGCGCGACCGGCTGGTGGATTTGCCGCTGCTGGCGGCGCATTTTCTCGGCCAGCTCGCCGCGGCCTACGGCCGCCGCGCCAAAACCTTGACCCCCGCGGCCGCCGATCTGTTGATGCGGCATCACTGGCCGGGCAACGTGCGCGAGCTGCGCAACATCATCGAGCGCTTGATGATCATGAACGATGAGCCGGCCATCACCGCCGGCCATGTGCAGCAAGCCCTGCCTGCTCTCGCCGCCGCGTCCTCTCCGTTTCCGGCTGTGCCCGCCGCAACGTCCGGCGATCTTGGTTATGCTTTGCTGGATACCACGGCGGACATTCCCTTGCGCGACCGTTTGGAGAAATTCGAATACGAGCTGCTGTCGCGCTTCTTTACTTTGACCGACGGCAACGTCAGTGAGATGGCGCGGCGCCTGCGCACCGACCGCGCCAATCTGCATCGCAAGCTGCAACGGTACAACATCAAAGCATAAAGGTCGGCGCGCCCGCCAATTTGCACGTTGATTTTTACCGCAATTCTCCTAGCTTCCCACCGAACAATCAGCGCCGCCCTCATCCCTGACGGGAAAGAAATACATGACACGCTTTCACCTCGGCTTGACCGGTCTGTTGCTGTTGGGTGCGCTTGCCCTTCCGGCTATGATGCCCTTCGCTTTTCCGGCGCGGGATCATTATCGCCCCGGTGATTGGGTGAGCTACGGCGTCAATCGCTATGTCAGCTCTGTGGCCGCCAGTCCGGAACAGGCTTTCTTCGGCACCACCACCGGCATCGCGCGCTATGATATTTTGCGCGGCACCTGGCAGGCGCCTTACACCACCAGCGACGGCATCGCTGACAACCGGATCATCGCCGTTGGATTCGATCACATCACCAGCACATTGTGGTGCGCCACAGCCAAAGGTCTCAGCCGGCAGCATCCCGCTTCCTTGCGCTGGACCAACTTCAGCAAGACCGAGATCGGCGTCTCTGAAAACGAAGAGTTCGTCTCGCTCGGCTTCGACAACAACGGCAACTGGTTCGAAACCAGCTCGGGCCGGCTGTTCCGGCAGGACAAATTCGGCAGCTTCTTTCAACCGGCTGGCGGCCAAGTGCCGGAGAGCGGTGTCGTGTGGTTTGGTGACCGCTCCCCCCGGCCCCGGCCATTTCCACATTTCTTCATGCCCGCCGGTTATCTCTTCGATCCCCGTGGCTTGGTGCAGGATCGTCATCTGCGCCAGGCGCGCGTGACCGGCGTGAGCCAGGACCGCTGGGGCAACATGTGGCTCGGTACTTGGGGATTGGGCGCCCTGCGCGTGGATCTCAATGTCGATCAGGC
The bacterium DNA segment above includes these coding regions:
- a CDS encoding sigma-54 dependent transcriptional regulator, whose protein sequence is MPLHILIVDDEPHIRSTLSGLLSDLGHVTLACASGEEALELLVQQPADLIFLDLRLPGLSGLEVLQRMREQNLAVPVIMISAHADISLAVQATRLGAYNLLEKPLQPERVVLEVRHFAERLQLEAERDTLRQRAGVTGEMIGQSPAMLELRQAISKAAPAEARVLITGENGTGKELVAEALHRQSLRQDKPFVRVNCAAIPRELIESELFGHEKGAFTGAARRKIGLIEQAHGGTIFLDEIGDMSLDTQAKLLRVLQQNELMRVGGTQTIRFDVRVISATNKNLDAEISAGRFREDLYFRISVIPIAVPPLRDRLVDLPLLAAHFLGQLAAAYGRRAKTLTPAAADLLMRHHWPGNVRELRNIIERLMIMNDEPAITAGHVQQALPALAAASSPFPAVPAATSGDLGYALLDTTADIPLRDRLEKFEYELLSRFFTLTDGNVSEMARRLRTDRANLHRKLQRYNIKA